The following proteins come from a genomic window of Macadamia integrifolia cultivar HAES 741 chromosome 14, SCU_Mint_v3, whole genome shotgun sequence:
- the LOC122061973 gene encoding 17.8 kDa class I heat shock protein-like: MSLIPSFFGGRRTISHPFSMDIWDPFNDFPFSTSLSIPRTQFSNETAAFVNARIDWKETPQAHIFKADLPGLNKEEVKVEVEEGGVLQISGERSKEQEEKSDQWHRAERSSGKFLRRFRLPENAKIDQVKATMDNGVLTVTVPKEEVKKPNVKAIEISG, translated from the coding sequence ATGTCGCTTATTCCAAGCTTCTTTGGTGGCCGGCGAACCATTTCCCATCCATTCTCAATGGATATCTGGGATCCATTCAACGACTTCCCCTTCTCAACCTCCCTATCTATTCCTCGCACCCAATTCTCCAATGAAACAGCTGCATTTGTCAATGCACGTATCGATTGGAAGGAGACCCCACAAGCCCATATCTTCAAAGCTGATCTTCCTGGGCTCAACAAGGAAGAAGTGAAGGTTGAGGTTGAAGAAGGCGGAGTCCTCCAGATCAGTGGAGAGAGGAGCAAAGAGCAGGAAGAGAAGAGTGATCAGTGGCACCGGGCTGAGCGTAGCAGTGGCAAATTCCTGCGCAGGTTCAGGTTGCCTGAGAATGCCAAGATAGATCAGGTGAAGGCTACCATGGACAATGGTGTCCTCACTGTCACGGTGCCCAAGGAAGAAGTTAAGAAGCCAAATGTCAAGGCCATTGAGATCTCTGGCTAG